ACAAACGattatacaacaaaacaaacgagcaCAAGAACGTTATTGCCCGCTTTTTGAGAGGATGGAAACATGGAGACGAATGGAATAAATAAGAGGAATGTATCATCGCGGTTGAAATACGGCAAATATCTCAAAGTTTGGATGGGAAAGTAATGGAACATGACGCTTATCTTTTCGAAGCTCCAGTGTATAAAATAACGTGCCAGGTGGCTGTCGGCCGAAACGTATCTGTATGGGAGCATACGCGGGCTAAGAAGATGATTGTAAAACTATACTACTAGTGATAGGGCGAACCAGGCGTGTGTGTAGTGCCAGTAGGTGTGGTAGGAAGTTGTGACCGCAGACTCGATCGCATTTGCTATTGCAGCTTGGTGTATGACAAAGCAAGCAGTCATTCCTTTCCAATTACCCCATCCCAAAGTCTGTGGGGTTGGGATTGGCCGGAGTACCTGCACATACATTTAAGTGCGGTTCAATTTCTGTTGTTACTGGTCGTCGagacgaaaaataaaaacaaatcgacTACTTATTTCTCCGCTGTTAGGCATTCATTTCAACTTGAACTTACAGAGAAAAATGATGTATTATATTCTTCTTGAGTAGTAAGTTAGATACTGAAAAACCTTAATAATATATAGCTTTGATTCATTTTCAGGTGCTTGCGTCACATTTAGTCGCCCTTGGCTTTGGCACCGGTGCGGACGGATTTTCGCCTTTGTAGAATTCCTTCAACAGTTCCATCGCTTCGATAGCACGCACTCCTCCCCGGATGGGAATGCTGGAGCTGAGCAGCCGTGCCACATCGAGCACAGTACATCCACCGAACCGATCGTTCCGGCAACCGTAGATAATTTCTCGCACACCCAGCTCGATCAGTGCGGCGGCACACATGATGCATGGTTCAACCGTCACCACTACGGTCACCGAGCTAAAAATGGCTTCCGGTGGGGTGATACTGTTCCGGCGCGCATAATCAAGCACCTGATCGATACAAATAAATTCTACATGGCGTGTTgcgtttttcgtttcattcacCAGATTACACCCACGAGCGATAATTTCCTGCTTTTTGGAAGCATCATCATTGACGGTACtgtgcacaaacacacagcccaCAGGAACCTCTTTGAGGTCGTTCGCAATGCGTGCCTGTTGGAGTGCATCTTCCATAAAATGCTCCATGTTAGGTTATGCCAATAATGACTAATACTAATAGTATATAAAAGGAATACTTTCAAAAGCGTAAAAAGAGAATGTATAATGTATAATGTGGTAGATTAGATCTTAATGGAATATTCTTCGACCTTTGGCGGGATAAGGTAAGGTAGTATGCCGTGTTCGGTGAGCCAATGTTTTGCCTTCTCGGACCAATTGGTGTTGTTCAGGCTGCGAGGACTCGGATGTGGCATGCAGTACGTAACGACGGTCGGgtcaattttgttttgttttgtaagcgTTTTTACACGATCCTCCGTATAGCGTCCAACCGATATGACTATCTTTGGCCGAAGCAGCGTAAGTGCCTTTGCCAGGTATTGCTCCGAAATCGATTGAATTTCTCCCTTTGCTTTTCCCTgggaaagtaaacaaataaaatttaagaAAAGAATAGAACAACGCTGGTATAGCATTATTTTACCTTCAACTCGCTTGGTGTTATGTTTCGGCCAGTTTGATGGAAAAAAGCCAGCGGACAAAGATTGTATACGAAGCAGGAACGAAAGAAGCGATCCGAAGTTCCGCACAGTTCTTCATACAATCCCCACCAACGCTTTCCACTCTGTTCCTCGCGCGTACAGGCCAAACCATCGACCGGTCTGGCAGCTAGTTCCGGTGTCGGTTTCACTACCGTTCCTCGCAATCCCATCCAATCCCGTACGGCGGGAACGTAACCGAATGGTACCTACAACACGATACACGACAAAAGCCACAAACGGACATTCAAGAATGTATGCAGGAATTTGCAATTTAACAATTCGCTTGGGAAGAAGGAAAGATTATTATCACCCCAGTTTGGCACATGCCCCACGGTCCCGGATTCATGCCGACAAACAGAACCGACTTCGGACCGTCGAGGAAACGTTGCAGATAGGCGCAATGTATCTCGGAAGCGTACTCGATTGGATCATAGCAGGCGGCTACTTCGGATGGTAGGGCAACTTTGCGCAATGCTGCCGAAAGCTCCTGTTCGATGTGATACACTTGTTGCCAAAAAGGAACCACATTCGGACACCGCGCAGGaagcttttccgtgtcggatTCAGCTCGATTCGATTCGTCAGTAGCTGTTTCAGCAGGAACCGTATGAACGTTTATCTTTGCCTTCGGAACGTTTGCAAACTGGGAAAGCGAGAATCCACCAAAGGGCGCACACGCCTCAGAAGCGTCCAGTGATGTCTCGTCTAGCTTTAACTTTTTGCGTAGCATTAGCACGACCTTCAACACTTACTTACGGGAtggaaatgtttgaaatgtAACCACAATGTGAGAGTTTGAATTgtgctgcgttttttttcgagGAACCAAAGCAAGCCGCGTGCCGATTTTGACAGCGGTTGTTAGTAAACAAACAGGGGTTTTCAGCTGATACTGTTAAAATCGGTGGAGTTTTTAATGCAAACTTAGAAAAAAATCGTAATTTTTAACCTGTAAGTAAAGTTCAGCTGAAGGTATGAAAAAGGGTTTCTGTATGTTTTTATAAGCATTCGAGTTTTATAAATAGTCTGTTAAAATATAGCACAAGATGTATTTTCACCGCCGCTAAAAGCCCTGTAGCACGTGGAGATTATTTggtatcgatttttttttattggggaAATTTGTATGCTATTCAAAAGAtgcttttaaaattatttaattcaaataaaacatatttagtTAAAAACAGTTTTATAAAAGATTTCGTtcttattaaaaacaaacaccatcgTGGCCAATTTAACTACTTTTGAGCTCTGTGTTGGCCGTCGCTCGTTGCTATGGTATCGAGTAACTTCAACAAACAGTTTTCAGAACTTTTGTGAAAAAGGATTATTCATTCTAGTTTACTCAGCATGTTTTCCCAAAATATGATAATTCGCGATGGTGAATATACGAAAACAATATATACCATGGTAAAGGAGAACAAATGAGTTTTACTTCTTCAAATTTGCACTACAGTTAAACTGATGCGTTTTTGATATGTGTAGATCAAGGAGGAACGATTTCAGGATGCAATTAACACGCTGAATACTATTCCGGAATCGTCAACAACCCGTGCCGGTTTGTCGTTGCTGGGCCACTGTTACTACCAGATGCAGGACTTTATCGAGGCGGCCAATTGCTACGAGCATCTTATCAATCTCGTACCGGATGTGCAGGAGTATCGCCTGTACTACTCGCAATCCCTCTTTCAGGCGGGTCTTTTTGACGAAGCGCAAAAAATCATTGCTACCGGGTTGGATTCCCATGAGCTGAAGGAAAAAGTCCTCCAGCTGCAGTCGGCCATCGCTTACGGTAACGAGGATTATACGGCGGCACAGTCGCTGCTGCTCCAGCGCCAGGATGGCAATGGCCAGGAGGCGAGCACTAAGAATGACGAAGGATGTTTGCTGTATCAGGCGAACATGTACGAGGACGCACTCCAACGGTACGTGTCCGCACTGCAGGCCGGTGGGTTTAATCCACACGTCGCTTACAATGCGGCCCTGTGTCACTATCGGCGCAAGGAAAACTCGCAAGCCCTGAACTACATCGCCGAAATTGTGGAACGTGGCATACGGAATCATCCGGAGCTGGGTGTTGGAGCGCAGGCGGAAACTGAGGGCGGTGCGCGAAGCGTGGGAAATCCCCCAGCTCTGGCCGCATCCGGACTTGCCCAAGCCTTCAATCTAAAGGCGGCCATTGAATATCAAGAAGGAAACGGTATGTGATACTGGCCGGGAAAGAGATAACAACGGGATGATAATGGTTCGATGTTGACTTTATTTTGCAGTTGAAGGGGCCCGGGAAGCTTTAACCGATCTACCCCCACGGTCCGAGCCGGAACTCGATCCGGTAACGTTGCATAACATGGCACTAACAGATCCCACCGGCGGTGGTGCCGGTTTGCGTCGGTTGGCTTTCCTGCTCGAGCTTGGCCCTCCAACCTGTCCGCCGGAAACGTTTGCAAACCTGTTGCTGCTTTGCTGCAAGCACGAAATGTACGACACGgcggccgacatcttggcggAACATACGCACCTCACGTACAAGTACCTGTCACCGTATCTGTACGATCTGCTGGACGCATTGATTACGGCCCAGTCAACGCCCGAAGAAGCGGAACAGAAGCTCGGAACGCTTGCCAGCAGCATCGGTGGCCGACTGCGTGCCCTGGCGGCCAAGGTACAGGAATGTCGATCGGCAACCGATCAGAATGCCCTCCGGATGGCTTTGCGCGAGTACGAGGGAGCGCTCGAAAGTTACCTTCCCGTGGCAATGGCCCGTGCCTGGATTCCCTGGCGCATGGATGATTTTCAGGGCGCCGAACGCGAATTTCGTGCCAGTGCCGAATTCTGCTCGGAGACGCCCTCTTGGCGATTGCACGCGGCGCATGTGCTTTTTATGCGCGGTGACCGATACAAGGAGGCGGCTGCATTCTATGAACCGATCGTGCGTCAAAACTACGACGACATCCTGTCGATCCCGGCATCCGTGCTGGCGAACCTGTGCGTTGCGTACATCATGACCTCACAGAACGAGGAAGCGGAAGAGCTGATGCGCAAGGTGGAGCGGGCCGAGGAACGGAAGGGTAATGCAACGGGTCAGTGTTTGCATCTGTGCATCGTTAATCTCGTCATTGGAACATTGTACTGTGCGAAGAACAATTACGAGTTTGGACTGTCACGGATCGCGCACGCACTGGACGGAGGTTCCGGTGCACGGCTGTGTGCCGATACGTGGATTCACGTGAAGCGGTGCGTTTTGGGACTACTGACCGGGATGGCCAAACAGACGATCGTACTACCATCGATCGCGTTACAGGAAACGCTGAATTTCTTGCGCGCCTGCGAAGCGTACGGCATAACCATACCGTCCGTACTGACCGGGCCGCTGGAGGATTCGGGTGAACAGCCACCGACCATCGGACTGGAAGCGCGAAAATTGCGAGCCCTGCTGCTGCGCCTGATGGAGTACAAGTGAAGCAGTGCGACCGCATCGAATGGAATCTCTTTGATAGCCAGTTCTTGTGTCTATTATCTAAGATAATACTTTAGTTTTGAAACCCTCATCCTTCCGTAGTTTGTCTTATTTACTGAGAAATTTGTTTCACCTTAATAGCTATAACAATTCGTTCTCTTTTATTTGCAGATATAAATTTGCTCGGAGatattcgtttcatttccctTTTGCCATCCCATACATGTAACAagataaaacacaacaacaagtACAACAACGTACAACAAGTTACAACTTAACTAatacaaaaaatcacaaatcGCGCAGCACAATGAGATAACCTTCATACGATCACCGATCAAATGAGTGATCATTCTTTGTGCACTTCGAACGTAACACGTAGTGCCTCTTCcggatttttttccttcagccAAGGTCGTTCCCATACGGTGATCTTATGCTTCTGGCCAGATTCATCATCGTCGAACGAAATGTAGTAGGTGTACATCATTCCCGCAACTACCTGCTTTTCCACACGATGCAATTTGTACGCTTTGCCAACACGGTCCGATACTGTGGCAAGTGCTGTCTGGATGCGTTCTGCGTGCTCTTTCTTGTGGATATCCAGATCTTCCGATACACCACCGCACAGAGGTTCACTAGCCATTTTGTTCTGGAAGCAATAGCGATTGATCAGTTGATTGTTCGAGAAAATCGCAACGACCGGAACATTTGACTCACCGTGTTGCTCAGCCTACTGTGAGTCACCTAATAATTAGACGATCTTGCTTTACACGATCAGCCCCCCAGCTGGGGGCGCATTCCAGTCGAAtgtaaacacaaacaacaaactcgTCCCCaacgaacaattttattgACATTTCAAGTGACTTGAGTTCTGATCATACAAGAGCCAGATAGGAGTTCTAATCTGGCAGGATCCTCAAGGGGTTTCACTGTTTGCATCCACAATATCACCATTCGCACTATTATCATCTCCATGGTTACCGGTGGTGAAGGTTTCTTTGTTTCATTGTCTTCCGTTTCTgtaactttttatttttttcggaaCTGATGACTCTCCTGAGACCACCTCAGGAATTGCCAGAATTGCCAGGAATCCTCTAATTTACTGTTCAATGTAGATTTATCTAAAGTTCGTTGTACATTACACAAACTCCAAACCAAAGCTGTACCGTCTCCTCGCCGGCTTGAGGgcaaaattgtttgcaaaaagcttgtttgaaaaaaatgtaaccTGTTGAAAGAATATCCCTACTTTTCAT
The Anopheles moucheti chromosome 2, idAnoMoucSN_F20_07, whole genome shotgun sequence genome window above contains:
- the LOC128298537 gene encoding tRNA-specific adenosine deaminase 2 isoform X2 encodes the protein MCAQPNMEHFMEDALQQARIANDLKEVPVGCVFVHSTVNDDASKKQEIIARGCNLVNETKNATRHVEFICIDQVLDYARRNSITPPEAIFSSVTVVVTVEPCIMCAAALIELGVREIIYGCRNDRFGGCTVLDVARLLSSSIPIRGGVRAIEAMELLKEFYKGENPSAPVPKPRATKCDAST
- the LOC128298537 gene encoding tRNA-specific adenosine deaminase 2 isoform X1 is translated as MEHFMEDALQQARIANDLKEVPVGCVFVHSTVNDDASKKQEIIARGCNLVNETKNATRHVEFICIDQVLDYARRNSITPPEAIFSSVTVVVTVEPCIMCAAALIELGVREIIYGCRNDRFGGCTVLDVARLLSSSIPIRGGVRAIEAMELLKEFYKGENPSAPVPKPRATKCDAST
- the LOC128298536 gene encoding single-strand selective monofunctional uracil DNA glycosylase; the encoded protein is MLRKKLKLDETSLDASEACAPFGGFSLSQFANVPKAKINVHTVPAETATDESNRAESDTEKLPARCPNVVPFWQQVYHIEQELSAALRKVALPSEVAACYDPIEYASEIHCAYLQRFLDGPKSVLFVGMNPGPWGMCQTGVPFGYVPAVRDWMGLRGTVVKPTPELAARPVDGLACTREEQSGKRWWGLYEELCGTSDRFFRSCFVYNLCPLAFFHQTGRNITPSELKGKAKGEIQSISEQYLAKALTLLRPKIVISVGRYTEDRVKTLTKQNKIDPTVVTYCMPHPSPRSLNNTNWSEKAKHWLTEHGILPYLIPPKVEEYSIKI
- the LOC128298535 gene encoding tetratricopeptide repeat protein 30 homolog produces the protein MFSQNMIIRDGEYTKTIYTMIKEERFQDAINTLNTIPESSTTRAGLSLLGHCYYQMQDFIEAANCYEHLINLVPDVQEYRLYYSQSLFQAGLFDEAQKIIATGLDSHELKEKVLQLQSAIAYGNEDYTAAQSLLLQRQDGNGQEASTKNDEGCLLYQANMYEDALQRYVSALQAGGFNPHVAYNAALCHYRRKENSQALNYIAEIVERGIRNHPELGVGAQAETEGGARSVGNPPALAASGLAQAFNLKAAIEYQEGNVEGAREALTDLPPRSEPELDPVTLHNMALTDPTGGGAGLRRLAFLLELGPPTCPPETFANLLLLCCKHEMYDTAADILAEHTHLTYKYLSPYLYDLLDALITAQSTPEEAEQKLGTLASSIGGRLRALAAKVQECRSATDQNALRMALREYEGALESYLPVAMARAWIPWRMDDFQGAEREFRASAEFCSETPSWRLHAAHVLFMRGDRYKEAAAFYEPIVRQNYDDILSIPASVLANLCVAYIMTSQNEEAEELMRKVERAEERKGNATGQCLHLCIVNLVIGTLYCAKNNYEFGLSRIAHALDGGSGARLCADTWIHVKRCVLGLLTGMAKQTIVLPSIALQETLNFLRACEAYGITIPSVLTGPLEDSGEQPPTIGLEARKLRALLLRLMEYK
- the LOC128298538 gene encoding cystatin-like protein, which encodes MASEPLCGGVSEDLDIHKKEHAERIQTALATVSDRVGKAYKLHRVEKQVVAGMMYTYYISFDDDESGQKHKITVWERPWLKEKNPEEALRVTFEVHKE